In Pseudoalteromonas carrageenovora IAM 12662, the following proteins share a genomic window:
- a CDS encoding IS110 family RNA-guided transposase: protein MNKHSILFIGLDTHKEFNEVAYIEEHRGSQPVHLGRFSSSKVAVQKLVRQFESKYPGATLHFVYEAGPCGYWIYRLITSLGHCCYVVAPSLIPKKPGEKIKTDKRDALKLAKLLKSEDLTPIYVPEPEDEAVRDLSRAREIAMEDLKDAKYQLKALMLRNNINYKGTANWSQKHLRWLTELVLPHPAQHIVLQEFLQTITERISRLERLDNELTHHVHQWRYYPVVKAIQAMRGVRLLVATGVVAELGDLSRFDHPRKLMSYLGLVPSEHSSGGKRHIGAITKCGNGRARRLLVEGAHTYRYAANISTDMQKRQEGLPKDIIDIAWKAQLRLCKRYKKMIAKGKHYNLVVTAIAREMIAYIWAIAKEVVLTPVNAKLRLARVPA, encoded by the coding sequence ATGAACAAACATAGCATACTTTTTATCGGACTTGATACACATAAAGAATTCAATGAAGTCGCCTATATTGAAGAACATAGAGGCTCTCAACCTGTTCACCTTGGTCGATTTTCTTCTTCCAAAGTGGCCGTTCAAAAGCTTGTTCGTCAGTTTGAATCTAAATACCCTGGCGCAACGCTACACTTTGTTTATGAAGCAGGCCCTTGTGGTTATTGGATTTACAGATTAATCACAAGCCTTGGCCATTGCTGTTATGTGGTTGCCCCATCTCTTATTCCTAAAAAACCAGGCGAGAAGATTAAAACCGATAAACGTGATGCCCTTAAGCTCGCTAAATTACTTAAATCTGAAGATTTAACACCTATCTATGTTCCCGAGCCTGAAGATGAAGCCGTACGCGATTTATCTCGCGCACGCGAAATAGCCATGGAAGATTTAAAAGATGCTAAATATCAATTAAAAGCGTTGATGCTTCGCAATAATATTAATTACAAAGGCACCGCAAATTGGTCACAAAAACATTTACGTTGGCTCACTGAGCTTGTGCTGCCACATCCCGCGCAGCACATTGTCTTACAAGAGTTTTTACAAACAATTACCGAGCGAATAAGCCGACTTGAAAGACTAGACAATGAACTAACACATCACGTCCATCAATGGCGTTATTATCCCGTTGTTAAAGCAATACAAGCAATGCGAGGTGTTCGCTTGTTGGTCGCCACCGGCGTTGTGGCTGAGCTTGGTGATTTATCGCGCTTCGACCATCCCCGTAAATTAATGAGTTATCTCGGTCTTGTACCCAGTGAACACTCGAGTGGTGGCAAACGCCATATTGGCGCTATCACAAAATGCGGAAACGGCCGAGCAAGACGCCTTCTCGTTGAAGGTGCACACACTTATCGGTATGCGGCAAATATATCGACAGATATGCAAAAACGACAAGAAGGTTTACCAAAGGACATTATTGATATTGCGTGGAAAGCACAACTTAGGCTCTGCAAGCGCTATAAAAAAATGATAGCCAAAGGGAAACACTACAACCTTGTTGTCACCGCAATTGCCCGAGAAATGATTGCGTACATATGGGCCATTGCAAAAGAAGTGGTACTTACGCCAGTGAACGCAAAACTTAGATTGGCAAGAGTACCCGCATGA